TATTCCAGTGGAAAAAATGCTGTAGAAGGGAATCCCACCTATGTAACGTTTAACGGCGAGATCTTCAAGTATGTTAAAGAGCCTATCACAGCTAAACCGGGCGATTATGTACGGATCAACTTTATGAATGTAGGCCCGAATCTGCTCTCCACATTTCACCTTGTGGGAATCATATGGGATTACGCGTACTGGCAGGGCCATCCCGAAAATGTTTTGGTCGGTGGACAAACGGTTACAGCCGGACCATCTGATACCTTTGTGATTGAGTTTCGTGTTCCGCCGGACGAAGGTGCCTACACCATGCTTTCTCACGCTGTGGGATCAACCAGCCGGGGGGCAATCGGACTGCTGGTAGCCGACCGGGATGCCGATACTCCGAAGAGAATTGAAGCAACGGGGCCTGTTTACTCAGAGGAAGAACTGGCTGAATTGATGGAAGATGCGAACAGAATTATGTCACCGTTCAGGGCAGGAACACCGGACATCGATCCGCCACACACCTATGGTCCCGAAACGAATGAGGTGACGGTACGAATTATCGGAAACTCCTATTACCCGAAAACCCTGGAAATTGATCCGGGAACAAAAGTAACCTGGATCAATGAAGATGTATTCAGTTACCTGGCAGGTGAGTTTTCCGGAATTCATAATGTGGTGTCGACAGAAGGACCCACAAACCTGAACTCCCCGATGCTGGCTCATGCTGAGACCTGGAGCTACACATTTGAAGAGGAGGGTGAATACAGCTACATTTGTACGCCGCACCCCTATATGGAAGGAATAGTACGGGTGCGTGCAACAGACTCAGATCGTGATATGGCCTCGTTTATGTGGACGACAATTCCGGCCCTGCTTGCACTATTCATCGCCATTGCGGCATGGAAACGTAAACCGGAAGAGTAGTGAAAACCTAAATTATCTCCGCGTTCAACCGGATAATTATCGTTTAGATCTTGTTTTTATGATCTAAAGATGAGTATCCGGTTTTTTTATGTGCCGGAGTTCGGTCATGGTTTTCTTGCAGAATTCTTCAACAAAATTTATGTGCTTAAAGATGGCTGGACTGAATGGTTTGTTCCAGGCATAATATCCGTCACTTCGCGTAAGCACCGGACTAAGAAAGAGCCAATTTCATTTCTCACAACTCATCGTTTATTCTTCTTCGATAACTCGCTTACATCCACTCTTTCAATAATCCTACTATTGGGATTAGAAACAGTGCATTCTTAAAATTTAAATAATTCTGTAAAGGAACATTGACATGGTCTGGTTTTAGTGTATATTGTGTAAAGCTTACTTAACATAAAGACAATTAACATAGACTCATGAAAAAACAAGAAAGTGATGCTATTGACTGGCCGGGCCAAACAAGGGATGCTACTATCCGACTTGCAAAATGGACAATATTATGGGTGCTGACTGTGGCAATCCCTGCGTTTGGTCCGGCATTATTTTGGGGAGAAAATCATCTGATCAACTCTCTTGCAATACTGTTAAATGTGGGGGTTGGTATTGGAATGATCATGGCAAGCATTAATCATCTTAAAATGCAAGATGAGATGATGCAAAAAGTACAACTTGAGGCAATGGGATTTTCACTTGGTGTGGGCGTTGTGGCCGGAATTGCTTTTACTATGTTAGATACAACAAATGTGATACCATTTGATGCCGAAATAAGCTATCTGGTGATGATCATTGCGATTACGTATCTCGTTTCTGTATTCATCAACCTGAGGAGGTACAAGTGAAAAACAGACTCAAAGTACTGCGGGCTGAACATGACTGGACCCAGGCAGACCTGGCCAGCGAATTAGAAGTATCACGGCAGACGGTGAACGCCATTGAAACCGGGAAGTATGATCCCAGTTTACCCCTGGCCTTTAAAATTGCACGGCTGTTTGATAAAAGAATAGAAGAAATTTTCCTGGATGAAGAAACAAATTAATATTGATGCGGGATCGTAGTAAGAAGTCTGAACAGGCTTTGTAAAATCCCCCTAAAGTATTCATCTTGATCTTCTTTCAGCATATGAATCGTTTATTGATGCGTTATGAAACCACTATCCAAACTTACCGAAGGCATACATCAGAGTGACATCAGGTCGGTTACCGCACGTGTGAATGCGGTGAATGGCATTAACCTGGGACAGGGAATCTGTGATATGCCGGCACCGGATTCCATCAAAGAGGGAGCGAAGAAGGCGATCGATCAGGACAGATCCATTTATGCTCCTTTTGGCGGTGCGGATCCGCTGGTGGATCGGATTGTTGAAAAGGTGAAGACGTTCAATCAGACCCCTATCCAGGGAGCCGAAAATATTATGGTCACAGCAGGTTCAACCGGGGCTTTTGCAACGGCTGCCTTTGCGCTGCTCAATCCCGGCGATGAAGTGATCCAGTTTGAACCTCTGTACGGCTATCATAGTAAGCTGCTGGAGCTGCGCGGGGTAAAACAGATATCACTGGCACTCCACAGTCCCTCATGGGAGGTTGATTTCCACAAACTTGAATCGCTGATAACCCCAAAGACCAAGGCGATCGTACTCACCACGCCCAATAATCCCTGCGGGAAAGTGTGGAGCCGGAAGGAGCTGGAAACGCTGCTGTCCCTGTTGATTAAACATGACATCTACGCCATCACTGACGAAGTGTATGAGTACATGACCTACGATGGCCGGGAACACATTTCACTGGCATCCATGGATGGAGCATTCGAACGGACTATCACACTGAGCAGTTTTTCCAAAACATTTAATATGACCGGGTGGAGACTTGGGTATGCATCGGGACCGAAGGAGATTATCGGAAAGATGGGTTTGCTGAACGATATTCTCTACATTTGTGCCCCCACGCCTTTGCAGCACGGCCTTGCGGATGGATTTGCCACAGAGAGCAGGTATTACGAGCAGTTACTAAGGGATTACGATAAAAAACGGACCATGATGTGCAGTGCGCTGGAGTCGGCCGGTTTTGATGTGCCCTGGCCGGAAGGCGCCTATTATGTTTTGGCGAGCTTTCGTCCGATGGCTGATCAGCCCGGATTTAGCAACGACCAAACTGCCTGCAGCACCCTGATTGACCGCGTGGGAATTGGCTCGGTGCCGGGCGGATCGTTCTATTCAAACCCCAAAGACGGCAAATACCTGCTGCGGTTCTGCTTTGCCAAGAAAGAAAACGAGCTTAAAGAAGCCTGCCGGAGACTTGAGGGGCTTTAATGGGTATGATCCACAGACTTTTCTGCTTTTACAGCGCTGTAAACCGGCGCCGCGTAGTGCATGAACTCCACATACTTAAGAACAAACTTCCGGCCCGCTTCAACATCATTTGTGTCAAATTCTTTGGCTTCCATCATTTCATCGAAGTAGGCGTGCAGCCCGGCTTCAAATTCACGGACAATAAGATCGCGAAGCTCTTTGAGTGATCCGGTTTCCAGGGCATGGTCTCCGGCCGGTATCACAGGACCGAAATCGGTGCCTGCAGGTTTCAACCCGGTATAGGTTGCACCTTCCGATTCGCGGTGGAGCCGTACCAGGGTTTCAAAGAAATACATATCGGCCATCTCCCTGACCTGTTCATTTTCGTCTCTCACATCAAGTGCTTGCTGAAACGATTCCCGGATTTGACCTTCCTGTTCTTTGTTCACCCAAATCAGGACCAGGTTGACATCCCCGGTCATAAGAGCTTCCTGTGCGGCCAGCACCACTGGCCCGTCCATACTGTCGCAGTGGGCTTCGGCCTGGTTCGGCAGCATCAAACCTGTAAAGAGTAGTGTTATTATTAGAAGTGAGGAATTTAAAACTGTTGAATACATCGTGTTCTCCATTTGATATTGTTGATTTGTACACAACATACAGGAGTACAGCCGGCACTAAAATGAGCTGGATCAAAGAAGTGCAAAAAAGGTTGAAAATAATATTTCAGTGTGTAATTTATGTGCCGGAAATAACTGCAGAGAGTGCATCTTTATCATTAATAGCAACCCATAGCCGTCCTGATGTGATCATCTCTTCCTGCTGAAACCGGCTCATAATCCGACTTGCGGTTTCGGTGGAGGTTCCAGTCATATCCGCCAGATCTTTGCGGGAAAGCGGCAGCTGTAATAAAATTCCAACCGTTTTCTTCTCTCCAAATTTTTCACATAATTTCAACAGGATATGGGCAATCCGTTTTTCAACAGAAAGTGTGGTGAGATGATGGATTTGCTCCCTGGCAGAGGTTAGTTTTTTTGTGGTAATATCCAGAATTGAAACGGCAATGGAAGAATTCGTATTCAGAACTGAACGAAATTCCCTGTTCCCGATTGAAAGGATGCAGACATCGCTTTGTGCAGTGGCTGTTTCAGAATAACGATCTTCACCCAGTTCATTCAGGCTGCCGAAATATTCTCCAGGCTTCAGCATATCCACCAGGATCTCTTTGCCATCTTTAGTAAAACGGCTCAGCTTAACAGCCCCATAAACCACAACTCTAAGTAACGTTGCAATATCTCCCTCTTCGTAGATCGAGTGGCCGGCTGAGAAATGTGATGCGCTGAATTTTTCATTTACCTGCTGCAAGGCTTCTCTGTCAAGACTCTGAAAAAACGGAATCATCCCCAGCTTTTCCATTCGCACATCAACCGTGCAATGGTGCTTTTTTATAGATGGAGATTCCAGGGGTGTAGTTCTTTTTTGAGACATATATTTACATTAAAAAGACCAGGCTGATTTTCAAAGCCATTCAGGATTTGTATACAATCCTGAATTATTTATCAACTTTCTT
The window above is part of the Rhodohalobacter sp. SW132 genome. Proteins encoded here:
- a CDS encoding plastocyanin/azurin family copper-binding protein — protein: MEKKLTTNNYAKLGLATALIFIISIMAAVETALACPACNALYKKQIEEDMKGTLVGKELMAAMQAQANLPLEFSEATSHLFRSEQNTASQDHDFIEVIERDANLSIPATGYVDQEVEADVSFTVELDEGLAYLGNGVVYDGFRTNRSVPGPTIRVTEGDIVEIVVQNNGRIPHGASIHAAYTQTSKYLGEIPAGQSKSVKFKATIPGIYMYHCAPGGHAIPMHVMFGQYGMIIVEPAEQKFKLEEELGHGPDLEIDLIQHEWYSSGKNAVEGNPTYVTFNGEIFKYVKEPITAKPGDYVRINFMNVGPNLLSTFHLVGIIWDYAYWQGHPENVLVGGQTVTAGPSDTFVIEFRVPPDEGAYTMLSHAVGSTSRGAIGLLVADRDADTPKRIEATGPVYSEEELAELMEDANRIMSPFRAGTPDIDPPHTYGPETNEVTVRIIGNSYYPKTLEIDPGTKVTWINEDVFSYLAGEFSGIHNVVSTEGPTNLNSPMLAHAETWSYTFEEEGEYSYICTPHPYMEGIVRVRATDSDRDMASFMWTTIPALLALFIAIAAWKRKPEE
- a CDS encoding helix-turn-helix transcriptional regulator; amino-acid sequence: MKNRLKVLRAEHDWTQADLASELEVSRQTVNAIETGKYDPSLPLAFKIARLFDKRIEEIFLDEETN
- a CDS encoding pyridoxal phosphate-dependent aminotransferase — its product is MKPLSKLTEGIHQSDIRSVTARVNAVNGINLGQGICDMPAPDSIKEGAKKAIDQDRSIYAPFGGADPLVDRIVEKVKTFNQTPIQGAENIMVTAGSTGAFATAAFALLNPGDEVIQFEPLYGYHSKLLELRGVKQISLALHSPSWEVDFHKLESLITPKTKAIVLTTPNNPCGKVWSRKELETLLSLLIKHDIYAITDEVYEYMTYDGREHISLASMDGAFERTITLSSFSKTFNMTGWRLGYASGPKEIIGKMGLLNDILYICAPTPLQHGLADGFATESRYYEQLLRDYDKKRTMMCSALESAGFDVPWPEGAYYVLASFRPMADQPGFSNDQTACSTLIDRVGIGSVPGGSFYSNPKDGKYLLRFCFAKKENELKEACRRLEGL
- a CDS encoding DUF6448 family protein; this translates as MYSTVLNSSLLIITLLFTGLMLPNQAEAHCDSMDGPVVLAAQEALMTGDVNLVLIWVNKEQEGQIRESFQQALDVRDENEQVREMADMYFFETLVRLHRESEGATYTGLKPAGTDFGPVIPAGDHALETGSLKELRDLIVREFEAGLHAYFDEMMEAKEFDTNDVEAGRKFVLKYVEFMHYAAPVYSAVKAEKSVDHTH
- a CDS encoding Crp/Fnr family transcriptional regulator; protein product: MSQKRTTPLESPSIKKHHCTVDVRMEKLGMIPFFQSLDREALQQVNEKFSASHFSAGHSIYEEGDIATLLRVVVYGAVKLSRFTKDGKEILVDMLKPGEYFGSLNELGEDRYSETATAQSDVCILSIGNREFRSVLNTNSSIAVSILDITTKKLTSAREQIHHLTTLSVEKRIAHILLKLCEKFGEKKTVGILLQLPLSRKDLADMTGTSTETASRIMSRFQQEEMITSGRLWVAINDKDALSAVISGT